In Flammeovirgaceae bacterium 311, one DNA window encodes the following:
- a CDS encoding resolvase, N-terminal (COG3517 Uncharacterized protein conserved in bacteria), translating to MQHDEDGGRKIGGQTLYQFHQSRQATGRGSDDNNIPLSAERFEFFHKEINKKDGTIQKSNGFILSNPENLALEAQWKGMVSTIENGRIKENNIKAGEMARLLKKEGASLRKVAYKLNQLGNSTRYGKTFYVTSVKRLLEKKYC from the coding sequence ATGCAGCACGATGAAGATGGCGGCCGGAAAATCGGCGGGCAAACCCTTTACCAGTTCCATCAGAGCAGGCAAGCCACCGGCAGAGGCTCCGATGACAATAATATCCCGCTTTCTGCTGAGCGCTTTGAATTCTTCCATAAGGAAATAAATAAAAAAGATGGGACAATACAAAAATCTAATGGCTTTATACTGAGCAATCCAGAGAATCTGGCTCTAGAGGCACAATGGAAAGGAATGGTGTCTACAATAGAAAATGGCCGCATCAAAGAGAACAATATAAAGGCTGGTGAAATGGCTCGCTTGCTTAAAAAGGAAGGGGCTTCTCTGCGGAAAGTTGCTTATAAATTAAACCAGCTGGGCAATTCCACCAGATATGGGAAGACTTTTTATGTAACATCTGTTAAGCGCCTTCTGGAAAAAAAATATTGCTAA